A single window of Methanothermobacter marburgensis str. Marburg DNA harbors:
- a CDS encoding ATPase domain-containing protein has product MKRTYIPKLDDLLGGGVREGASVMFSASPGVDYEAFGYQMLNGRLGEGEKGFIFTNVEEPESIIYEFRSYGWDIEPRIENGDMFFVDGSSPFLGMPSEERYTVSDYSEIKETVLSAIEDIPGGVGVINCLSVIIDYLGNGDTLEIVETWNRRASELDVNIVYLFTEWDYERELMDKLRSLMDCVVDLRTIEERVIIGQGFMVAHSDWSSPPDTMVLFFVVQPGGVKVYVPKILVTGPYNSGKSTFVKSISTKAVSVDRKALSAFPTTIAMDIGHLEYKGFMADIFGTPGQERFDLILDVLSREAVGAFILVDSTAPETFARAKEMIRKTRAEAIPKVVVANKQDLPGALSPDEIRTRMKLGGDVPIIPVSLKEGWGVNEALETLLGLLYGG; this is encoded by the coding sequence ATGAAGAGGACTTACATCCCGAAACTCGACGACCTCCTGGGCGGTGGAGTGAGGGAGGGGGCTTCTGTGATGTTCTCGGCATCCCCCGGAGTGGACTATGAGGCATTCGGTTACCAGATGCTCAACGGACGACTTGGTGAGGGCGAGAAGGGGTTTATATTCACCAACGTTGAGGAACCTGAGAGCATAATATATGAATTCAGGTCCTATGGCTGGGACATCGAGCCCCGCATTGAGAATGGGGACATGTTCTTTGTTGATGGAAGTTCACCCTTCCTTGGAATGCCATCAGAGGAGCGTTACACCGTCAGTGATTACTCAGAGATAAAGGAAACAGTTCTGAGTGCAATAGAGGATATTCCAGGCGGTGTGGGAGTAATAAACTGTCTCTCTGTAATAATAGATTACCTGGGGAACGGTGACACCCTTGAAATTGTAGAGACATGGAACAGGAGGGCCTCTGAACTTGATGTCAACATTGTCTACCTCTTCACTGAGTGGGACTATGAAAGGGAGCTTATGGATAAACTGAGATCACTGATGGACTGTGTCGTTGACCTGCGGACCATTGAGGAGAGGGTCATAATAGGGCAGGGGTTCATGGTTGCCCATTCTGACTGGTCCAGTCCACCTGATACCATGGTGCTCTTCTTTGTTGTACAGCCCGGTGGCGTTAAGGTCTATGTGCCCAAGATACTGGTGACTGGTCCCTACAATTCAGGGAAATCCACATTCGTAAAGTCAATATCCACAAAGGCGGTTTCGGTTGATAGAAAGGCCCTCTCGGCGTTCCCAACAACCATTGCAATGGACATAGGTCACCTCGAGTATAAGGGGTTCATGGCGGATATCTTCGGTACACCGGGACAGGAGAGATTCGACCTCATACTGGATGTCCTCTCAAGGGAGGCTGTAGGGGCATTCATACTGGTGGACTCAACCGCACCTGAAACCTTCGCAAGGGCCAAGGAGATGATAAGAAAGACAAGGGCAGAGGCGATACCTAAGGTTGTGGTTGCCAATAAACAGGACCTTCCAGGCGCGCTCTCACCTGATGAGATAAGAACAAGGATGAAGCTTGGAGGTGATGTCCCCATAATACCTGTTTCACTTAAAGAGGGATGGGGAGTGAATGAAGCACTTGAAACCCTCCTCGGACTTCTCTATGGTGGTTAA